Proteins encoded within one genomic window of Streptomyces sp. NBC_01314:
- a CDS encoding TetR/AcrR family transcriptional regulator encodes MGRVRLSVAERRAELLRAAIEQIGERGVAAVRIADVAAVLGVSNALVLYHFSTKERLVAEAFRYAAEDDLAHLRKLLGRRTTALRRLRAAVRWYAPTGQAKGWRLWIEGWAAALREPALREVTRDLDRQWKAALTEVIEAGVAADEFECPDPAATALRLTALLDGLAVQLTTYDGAVSRARARTWADEALAHELGLTRETLTATTR; translated from the coding sequence GTGGGCAGGGTGCGGTTGAGTGTGGCCGAGCGGCGGGCGGAACTGCTCCGGGCCGCCATCGAGCAGATCGGGGAGCGGGGCGTCGCGGCGGTACGGATCGCCGACGTGGCCGCCGTCCTCGGGGTGAGCAACGCCTTGGTGCTCTACCACTTCTCGACCAAGGAAAGACTGGTGGCCGAGGCCTTCCGGTACGCCGCCGAGGACGACCTCGCCCACCTCCGCAAACTGCTGGGCCGCCGCACCACAGCACTGCGCCGACTCCGCGCGGCCGTCCGCTGGTACGCCCCGACAGGCCAGGCCAAGGGCTGGCGCCTGTGGATCGAGGGCTGGGCGGCCGCCCTCCGCGAACCCGCCCTCCGTGAGGTCACCCGCGACCTGGACAGACAGTGGAAGGCCGCCCTCACCGAGGTCATCGAAGCCGGCGTGGCGGCCGACGAGTTCGAGTGCCCGGACCCCGCGGCGACGGCCCTGCGCCTCACCGCCCTCCTGGACGGCCTGGCCGTCCAGCTGACGACCTACGACGGAGCCGTCTCCCGCGCCCGAGCCCGGACCTGGGCCGACGAGGCCCTGGCCCACGAACTGGGCCTGACCCGCGAAACCCTGACAGCGACGACCCGCTGA
- a CDS encoding SGNH/GDSL hydrolase family protein, which produces MIGSYVAVGDSFTEGVGDPGPDGRFVGWADRFAVLLADRVPEGDFDYTNLAVRGKLLDQIVVDQVPRALELAPDLISFSAGGNDIIRPGTDPDEVAERFERAVSRLTSAVGTVMVTTGFDTRDVPVLKHLRGKIATYNLHVRAIADRYGCPVLDLWSLKTVQDRRAWDLDRLHLSPEGHTRVALRAGKALGVDIPADPDQPWPPLPPRGTLEIRRDNIHWAREYLVPWIGRRLRGESSGDHVSAKGQLSPDDIRTRIGAVA; this is translated from the coding sequence ATGATCGGGTCGTACGTGGCGGTGGGGGACAGCTTCACCGAGGGCGTCGGCGATCCCGGACCCGACGGGCGGTTCGTCGGCTGGGCCGACCGGTTCGCGGTGCTCCTCGCGGACCGGGTGCCCGAGGGCGACTTCGACTACACCAACCTGGCGGTGCGGGGGAAACTGCTCGATCAGATCGTGGTGGATCAGGTGCCGCGGGCTCTGGAGCTCGCGCCGGATCTCATTTCCTTCAGCGCGGGCGGCAACGACATCATCCGGCCGGGCACCGATCCCGACGAGGTCGCCGAGCGGTTCGAGCGGGCGGTGTCCAGGCTCACTTCGGCTGTCGGCACGGTCATGGTGACGACCGGCTTCGACACCCGTGACGTACCGGTGCTGAAGCATCTGCGGGGCAAGATCGCCACGTACAACCTGCATGTGCGGGCCATCGCCGACCGGTACGGGTGTCCCGTGCTGGACCTGTGGTCCCTGAAGACGGTGCAGGACCGGCGGGCCTGGGACCTCGACCGGCTGCATCTGTCACCGGAGGGGCACACGCGGGTCGCTCTGCGGGCCGGAAAGGCGCTGGGCGTCGACATTCCGGCCGATCCCGATCAGCCGTGGCCTCCGCTGCCGCCGCGCGGCACGCTCGAGATTCGGCGCGACAACATCCACTGGGCACGGGAGTATCTGGTGCCGTGGATCGGGCGGCGGCTGCGGGGGGAGTCGTCCGGGGATCATGTGTCGGCGAAGGGGCAGTTGTCGCCGGACGACATCAGGACGCGGATCGGGGCGGTGGCCTGA
- a CDS encoding DUF6250 domain-containing protein produces the protein MTTRRAFGAIAAGAALVAFGPAGAVSANARRRRGRLIAADDFRHGLGQWAVELERGGAVTASRGVLDVDVPAGATVWFRRKLEGPYVAEYTATPVSAGGVNDRVSDLNNFWNAVDARSPGDLFATPRGGALAEYDHLKTYYAGFGANTNTTTRLRRYVGEAGVRPLIYDYTEPLLVANEPNHVRIVSDGSKVQWWNNGRLVFDYVDPAPYTGGHFAFRTTWSHFRIEDFRVWRSGGRH, from the coding sequence ATGACCACCCGTAGAGCTTTCGGAGCCATCGCCGCCGGTGCCGCCCTCGTGGCGTTCGGTCCGGCGGGGGCGGTGTCCGCGAACGCGCGTCGGCGTCGCGGTCGGCTGATCGCCGCCGACGACTTCCGGCACGGTCTCGGGCAGTGGGCCGTGGAACTGGAGAGGGGCGGCGCGGTCACGGCCTCGCGCGGTGTGCTGGACGTCGACGTGCCGGCCGGGGCCACGGTCTGGTTCAGGCGGAAGCTGGAAGGGCCGTACGTCGCCGAGTACACGGCCACGCCGGTTTCCGCGGGCGGGGTCAACGACCGGGTTTCCGACCTCAACAACTTCTGGAACGCCGTCGATGCGCGGTCGCCCGGTGATCTTTTCGCCACTCCGCGTGGGGGAGCGCTCGCCGAGTACGACCATCTGAAGACGTACTACGCCGGGTTCGGCGCCAACACGAATACGACGACGCGGCTGCGTCGGTATGTCGGCGAGGCGGGTGTGCGGCCGTTGATCTACGACTACACCGAGCCGCTGCTCGTCGCGAACGAGCCGAACCATGTCCGGATCGTCTCCGACGGTTCGAAGGTCCAGTGGTGGAACAACGGGCGACTCGTGTTCGACTACGTCGATCCCGCGCCGTACACAGGTGGGCATTTCGCCTTCCGCACCACCTGGAGTCACTTCCGGATCGAGGACTTCCGGGTGTGGAGGTCGGGCGGCCGGCACTGA
- a CDS encoding M23 family metallopeptidase, whose protein sequence is MPAKGKHRRPKSQRLTRSIAAAGTGGAALALPLIGAAGAHAATPTAAVSGASEKTATIATEKAVAEAGARFEQAEKAAQAEKSATKKAATKTYSVKVGDYLAKIADEQDVEGGWKQLYSDNREAVGSDPSLIHPGLRLSIGGQAASGGTSQSSTKPQLSQSSKSSKSAESSESSKPSGSSTQESKDTQASTSTSNGQSSSSSSSGFSLPLQGATIGTAYKTAGSMWSSGYHTGVDFVAPTGTTLKAVGAGTVVSAGWGGAYGNQVVIKLADGYYAQYAHLSSISVSAGQSVSGGQQIGLSGATGNVTGPHLHFEIRTTPDYGSDIDPLAYLRSKGVSV, encoded by the coding sequence ATGCCCGCGAAGGGTAAGCACCGCCGTCCGAAGTCCCAACGTCTCACCCGCTCGATCGCCGCCGCCGGGACCGGTGGCGCGGCGCTCGCGCTGCCGCTGATCGGAGCTGCCGGCGCCCACGCCGCGACCCCGACGGCCGCCGTTTCCGGTGCGTCCGAGAAGACGGCCACGATCGCCACCGAGAAGGCCGTGGCCGAGGCCGGCGCACGGTTCGAGCAGGCAGAGAAGGCCGCGCAGGCGGAGAAGAGCGCCACCAAGAAGGCGGCGACGAAGACCTATTCGGTGAAGGTCGGCGACTACCTCGCGAAGATCGCGGACGAGCAGGACGTCGAGGGGGGCTGGAAGCAGCTCTACTCGGACAACCGCGAGGCGGTCGGCTCCGACCCCTCGCTCATCCACCCGGGCCTCAGGCTCAGCATCGGTGGCCAGGCCGCGTCGGGCGGTACGTCGCAGTCGTCGACGAAGCCCCAGCTGTCGCAGTCCTCGAAGTCGTCGAAGTCCGCCGAGTCGTCCGAGTCGTCGAAGCCCTCAGGCTCGTCGACGCAGGAGTCGAAGGACACGCAGGCGTCGACCTCCACGTCGAACGGCCAGTCCTCGTCGTCCAGCAGCTCCGGCTTCAGCCTGCCCCTCCAGGGCGCCACCATCGGCACCGCGTACAAGACCGCGGGCAGCATGTGGTCCAGCGGCTACCACACGGGCGTCGACTTCGTCGCCCCGACCGGGACCACCCTCAAGGCCGTGGGCGCGGGCACCGTCGTCTCCGCCGGCTGGGGCGGCGCGTACGGCAACCAGGTCGTCATCAAGCTCGCCGACGGCTACTACGCCCAGTACGCCCACCTGTCCTCGATCTCCGTCTCCGCGGGGCAGTCCGTGAGCGGCGGCCAGCAGATCGGCCTCTCGGGCGCGACCGGCAACGTCACCGGGCCGCACCTCCACTTCGAGATCCGCACCACCCCCGACTACGGCTCGGACATCGACCCGCTGGCCTACCTCCGCTCGAAGGGCGTCAGCGTCTGA